One Parageobacillus sp. KH3-4 genomic region harbors:
- a CDS encoding CotH kinase family protein yields MSTSHLPLFAIYIHPNDLRELRRDIWNDEPVPATLNLQHKRFHIDISYRGSHIRKFKKKSYFISFYKPYFFRRAHELHLNAEYKDPSLIRNKLSLDFFTDLGVLSPSSQHVLLSINGKHEGIYLQLESVDEFFLKKRNLPLGPIFYAIDDDANFSLIGSFDQKPKTALDAGYERKLGTQEDHRYLEEFIYKLNTTLKHEYESVMSQILDVNKYLRWLAGVVCTQNFDGFVHNYALYRNPDSGLFEIIPWDFDATWGRDINGKEMSYDYVRIEGFNTLTARLLDIDHFRNMYYHIMKQTLDHQFTVEFMKPKVEKLYAELRPHVFNDPYIKDRIQQFDEEPEWICAFIEKRNAYLKQNLSSLL; encoded by the coding sequence ATGTCAACGAGTCATTTGCCTTTGTTCGCGATTTATATTCACCCAAATGATTTACGGGAGCTGCGCCGCGACATTTGGAACGATGAACCTGTTCCTGCCACGCTTAATCTTCAACACAAAAGATTTCACATCGATATAAGCTATCGCGGTTCACACATCCGAAAATTTAAGAAAAAATCTTATTTTATCTCATTTTATAAACCTTATTTCTTTCGCAGAGCTCATGAACTTCACTTGAACGCGGAATATAAAGATCCTTCTCTCATAAGAAATAAACTTTCCCTCGACTTTTTCACAGATCTTGGTGTGCTTTCTCCTTCCTCTCAGCACGTTCTTTTATCGATCAATGGAAAGCATGAGGGAATTTACCTTCAATTAGAATCAGTCGATGAGTTTTTCTTGAAAAAACGGAATTTACCGTTAGGCCCTATTTTTTATGCAATCGATGATGACGCTAATTTTTCGCTAATTGGATCATTTGACCAAAAACCAAAAACCGCTTTAGATGCGGGATATGAAAGAAAACTGGGAACCCAAGAGGATCATCGATATCTTGAGGAATTCATCTACAAATTAAATACAACGCTGAAGCATGAGTACGAATCTGTCATGTCACAGATTTTGGACGTAAACAAATACTTGCGTTGGCTCGCGGGAGTAGTTTGCACGCAAAATTTCGACGGATTTGTTCATAATTACGCGCTATATCGCAATCCAGATTCAGGTTTATTTGAGATCATTCCATGGGATTTTGACGCCACTTGGGGAAGAGATATTAACGGAAAAGAAATGAGCTACGATTACGTACGAATCGAGGGATTTAATACGTTAACCGCTCGGTTGCTAGATATCGATCACTTTCGCAACATGTATTACCACATCATGAAACAGACGCTGGATCATCAATTCACGGTCGAATTTATGAAGCCAAAAGTAGAAAAGCTTTATGCCGAATTGCGGCCGCATGTCTTCAACGATCCGTACATCAAAGACCGCATACAGCAGTTTGATGAAGAACCTGAATGGATATGCGCGTTTATCGAAAAACGAAACGCCTACTTAAAGCAAAATTTGTCTTCTCTATTATAA
- a CDS encoding cytosolic protein, which yields MKSFTVQFHREDEMDTMTIQKLNGQDFEKVTEGGTRHLFDLDTNIGFFVFFDAEDANGKPSYLVLQYEEDNEDPSACYSFELKDFYEFAALYLNDLEFGEEESIGEEEEYGPIHHLAHLLYHIVEEGNAVEV from the coding sequence ATGAAATCATTTACCGTGCAATTTCACCGCGAAGACGAAATGGACACGATGACGATCCAAAAATTAAACGGACAAGATTTCGAAAAAGTGACAGAAGGCGGGACAAGGCATTTATTCGATTTAGATACAAACATCGGCTTTTTCGTCTTTTTTGATGCCGAAGACGCAAACGGAAAACCATCGTATCTTGTCTTGCAATATGAAGAAGACAACGAAGACCCAAGCGCGTGCTATTCGTTTGAGTTGAAAGATTTTTACGAATTCGCCGCTCTCTACTTAAATGACTTGGAATTCGGCGAAGAAGAAAGTATAGGGGAGGAAGAGGAATACGGCCCGATTCACCATTTAGCGCATCTTCTTTATCATATTGTGGAAGAAGGAAACGCAGTCGAAGTGTGA
- a CDS encoding nucleotidyltransferase domain-containing protein has protein sequence MDYFQRERAIRKVILFGSKPKRTARYNSDIDLCIDYEGEQKGKIVQDIDDIVGIYSYDVLFADSLNGEIKQQIDRDRVVIYKRA, from the coding sequence TTGGACTACTTTCAACGCGAACGTGCCATTCGGAAAGTGATTTTATTTGGTTCAAAGCCCAAACGTACGGCGCGCTATAATTCGGATATTGATTTGTGTATTGATTATGAAGGAGAACAAAAAGGAAAAATTGTTCAAGATATTGATGACATTGTTGGAATTTATTCTTATGATGTGCTGTTTGCCGATTCATTAAATGGAGAAATAAAACAGCAAATTGACCGTGATAGAGTAGTGATTTACAAACGCGCATAA
- a CDS encoding aminopeptidase, translating into MNNQEQNLEKYAALAVQVGVNVQKGQTLFVNAPLEAAPLVRKIARKAYEVGAKHVYVEWHDENLTYIKFKHAPDEAFLEYPMWRAKGMEQLVEEGAAFLSIYSPNPDLLKDIDPKRVATANKTASKALSNYRSALMADKNCWSLISVPTPAWAKKIFPDVSEEEAISKLWNAIFRVTRVDTGDPIQAWQQHNDKLAKIVDYLNNKQYKQLIYEAPGTNLTIELVENHVWHGGASISQSGIRFNPNIPTEEVFTMPHKDGVNGIVRNTKPLNYNGNLIDGFALTFKDGKVVDFTAEKGYEILKHLLDTDEGARRLGEVALVPHQSPISTSNLIFYNTLFDENAACHLALGKAYPTNIQNGTTMSKEELDKHGVNDSLIHEDFMIGSAELNIDGVTKDGKREPIFRNGNWALEWK; encoded by the coding sequence ATGAACAACCAGGAACAAAACCTGGAAAAATACGCGGCGCTTGCTGTTCAAGTCGGAGTCAACGTGCAAAAAGGGCAAACGCTTTTTGTCAACGCTCCGCTGGAAGCCGCTCCGCTTGTACGAAAAATCGCTAGAAAAGCGTACGAAGTCGGCGCGAAGCACGTATATGTCGAATGGCATGACGAAAATCTTACATACATTAAATTTAAGCATGCCCCAGACGAAGCATTTTTGGAATATCCGATGTGGCGGGCCAAAGGAATGGAACAGCTTGTGGAAGAAGGAGCAGCATTTTTATCTATTTATTCGCCAAATCCAGATTTACTGAAAGATATTGATCCGAAACGAGTCGCAACGGCCAATAAAACTGCATCTAAAGCATTAAGCAATTATCGTAGCGCTTTAATGGCTGATAAAAACTGTTGGTCACTAATCTCCGTCCCAACGCCAGCATGGGCGAAAAAAATATTTCCAGACGTAAGCGAAGAAGAGGCAATCTCCAAACTTTGGAATGCGATTTTCCGCGTCACCCGCGTCGACACGGGCGATCCGATTCAAGCATGGCAGCAGCATAACGACAAGCTCGCGAAAATCGTTGATTATTTAAACAATAAACAATATAAACAGCTCATCTATGAAGCACCGGGAACGAACTTAACCATCGAGCTCGTAGAAAACCATGTATGGCACGGCGGAGCATCTATCAGCCAAAGCGGAATTCGCTTTAACCCGAACATTCCGACGGAAGAAGTATTTACGATGCCGCACAAAGATGGAGTAAATGGAATAGTACGCAATACTAAACCGCTTAATTATAACGGCAACCTGATAGATGGGTTTGCTCTTACGTTTAAAGATGGAAAAGTTGTTGACTTCACTGCAGAAAAAGGATATGAAATATTAAAGCATTTATTAGACACGGACGAAGGTGCGCGCCGATTAGGGGAAGTCGCGCTCGTTCCACATCAATCACCGATCTCGACGTCGAACTTAATTTTCTATAACACATTATTCGATGAAAACGCCGCATGCCACTTGGCGCTCGGAAAAGCATATCCGACTAACATTCAAAATGGAACTACAATGTCCAAAGAAGAATTAGACAAACACGGTGTAAACGATAGCCTCATTCATGAGGATTTCATGATTGGTTCTGCTGAACTCAACATCGACGGTGTGACAAAAGACGGCAAACGCGAACCAATTTTCCGCAACGGAAACTGGGCGTTGGAATGGAAGTAA
- the glsA gene encoding glutaminase A: protein MYTKLELEQFVKQAKQYARYGKVADYIPALGKANPNDLSIAIYTPDGSVIDAGDTTDKVTLQSISKIIALALVLTDHGEKKVFQKVGMEPTGDPFHSIAKLEEVQPAKPLNPMINAGALAVTHMINGASVEERFWRLLQFVRKLAGNPEISYSKEVAKSEFETAFLNRSLCYFLKQHGIINEDVEELMDLYTKQCAIEMTCVDLARIGLVFAMDGRDPLAGEQIMPPDVARICKTFMVTCGMYNASGEFAIKIGIPAKSGVSGGILASVPGRFGIGIFGPALDDKGNSITGMKLLELLSQTYSLSIF, encoded by the coding sequence ATGTACACGAAATTAGAATTAGAACAATTTGTAAAACAAGCAAAACAATATGCGCGCTACGGCAAAGTCGCCGATTACATTCCCGCTCTTGGCAAGGCGAATCCAAACGATTTGTCGATTGCCATTTACACACCAGACGGCAGCGTCATCGATGCGGGAGACACAACCGACAAAGTGACGCTGCAAAGCATTTCGAAAATTATCGCGCTCGCGCTTGTTCTAACTGACCATGGGGAAAAAAAAGTGTTCCAAAAGGTTGGCATGGAGCCGACGGGAGATCCGTTTCACTCGATTGCGAAACTGGAAGAAGTACAACCAGCCAAACCGCTTAATCCAATGATTAATGCCGGAGCGTTAGCGGTCACGCACATGATTAACGGCGCTTCGGTCGAGGAGCGGTTTTGGCGCCTTTTGCAGTTTGTCCGAAAACTGGCGGGGAACCCGGAAATTTCGTATTCCAAGGAAGTCGCAAAATCGGAATTTGAAACAGCGTTTTTAAATCGTTCCTTATGTTATTTTTTGAAGCAGCATGGTATTATCAATGAAGATGTCGAAGAGCTGATGGACCTTTACACGAAACAATGCGCGATCGAAATGACGTGTGTCGATTTGGCGAGAATCGGCCTTGTGTTCGCGATGGATGGACGCGATCCGCTCGCTGGCGAACAGATTATGCCACCTGATGTCGCCCGCATTTGCAAAACGTTCATGGTCACATGCGGCATGTACAACGCGTCGGGCGAATTTGCGATCAAAATTGGCATTCCGGCGAAAAGCGGTGTCTCCGGCGGCATCCTCGCCTCTGTCCCGGGCCGGTTTGGCATCGGCATATTCGGTCCTGCGTTGGATGATAAAGGCAACAGCATCACCGGCATGAAGTTGTTAGAGTTGCTGTCCCAAACCTATTCTTTAAGCATTTTTTAA
- a CDS encoding peptidase M42 family protein: MKIALTVEEEIGCLGSCHIDPAFLQDVNAAIVADRRGTGDIVTSYAGIVPFSPDEYGRIFETAGALANIPDWKITVGGLSDAKTFAEFGIPSVNLSGGYEHEYTELETLDCKAMLETVLLLENGV; this comes from the coding sequence TTGAAAATCGCTTTGACCGTCGAGGAAGAAATCGGCTGCCTCGGCTCGTGCCATATCGACCCGGCGTTTTTGCAAGACGTCAACGCCGCGATTGTCGCGGACCGCCGCGGAACGGGCGACATCGTCACTTCTTACGCTGGCATCGTGCCGTTTTCCCCTGATGAATACGGCCGCATTTTCGAAACAGCCGGAGCGCTCGCCAATATTCCCGACTGGAAAATCACCGTGGGCGGTCTCAGCGACGCCAAAACCTTCGCCGAATTCGGGATTCCATCTGTCAACTTATCCGGCGGCTACGAACATGAATATACCGAACTCGAAACGCTCGATTGCAAAGCAATGCTGGAAACTGTACTTCTGCTTGAAAACGGTGTTTGA
- a CDS encoding Cof-type HAD-IIB family hydrolase gives MLIALDMDGTLLNSNGRVSERNKAAIAKARKHGHIVAIVTGRAYKDARAPLQEADIVCPIMSLNGAVMTLEDGRVLGDVPLDKETLISALEWVRAQPDLYCEIYTSDAVYVGLHNRAHLEEMAEKASDIVPELKRIVEKQFQQARVTYVDDIRLVWEKRGIAFYKVLVFSLNQARLREAAEQFAGISGITVTSSHPNNIEINHERATKGQALIKLAAHYGIDMKDTVVFGDSHNDLSMFAVAGYRVAMGNAAPELKEVSDMVTASHEEDGVAVALEELIVKQNQ, from the coding sequence GTGTTAATCGCATTAGATATGGACGGGACGCTTCTCAATTCAAATGGACGGGTGAGCGAAAGAAATAAAGCGGCCATTGCAAAAGCGCGAAAGCATGGCCATATCGTGGCGATCGTAACAGGAAGGGCATATAAAGACGCGCGCGCGCCGCTTCAAGAAGCAGATATCGTTTGTCCGATTATGAGTTTAAACGGCGCGGTGATGACATTAGAAGATGGAAGGGTGCTTGGCGATGTGCCGCTTGACAAGGAAACGTTAATTTCGGCGCTTGAATGGGTGCGCGCGCAGCCCGATTTATATTGCGAAATTTATACGAGCGATGCCGTCTACGTCGGCCTTCATAACCGCGCCCACCTCGAAGAGATGGCGGAAAAGGCAAGCGATATCGTTCCTGAGTTAAAGCGCATCGTCGAAAAGCAATTCCAGCAAGCGCGCGTGACGTATGTCGATGATATCCGCCTCGTCTGGGAAAAACGAGGCATTGCGTTTTATAAAGTGCTCGTTTTCTCTCTTAATCAAGCGCGCTTACGGGAAGCGGCGGAACAATTTGCCGGTATTTCCGGCATCACCGTGACGTCGTCGCATCCGAACAACATTGAGATCAACCATGAACGGGCGACGAAAGGACAGGCGCTCATAAAACTGGCCGCCCATTACGGCATCGACATGAAAGATACGGTTGTTTTCGGCGACAGCCATAATGATTTATCAATGTTCGCCGTTGCCGGCTACCGCGTGGCGATGGGGAACGCCGCTCCCGAATTAAAAGAAGTCAGTGACATGGTCACCGCCTCTCATGAGGAAGACGGCGTAGCAGTCGCATTGGAAGAGCTGATCGTCAAGCAGAACCAGTAA
- a CDS encoding YhfC family intramembrane metalloprotease: MTNTMAITGMVTQLAISFIAPLGLLIYFRKRKWLSWKPFGIGMLIFILFSQVFEKTLHMIMIDSDGASLKWTDNAALFVLYAVLAAGIFEEVGRYIGFKWMLKNHRDYKDGLSFGLGHGGIEAVLIGAFGAINAIVLASMIQSGTFDKMIAPTLPKEQAVLLKDMVLHTPFSMYVLAGLERVFAIAFHIAMSLLVLLGVREQKFRYIIYAILLHALMDAAPALYQARVMTNIWLVEAIAFLFAVAAFLFTRRVKDTLEDGGEG; this comes from the coding sequence ATGACAAACACAATGGCAATCACGGGCATGGTGACCCAGCTGGCCATTTCATTTATTGCGCCGCTCGGCTTGCTCATTTACTTTCGTAAAAGGAAATGGCTTTCGTGGAAGCCGTTTGGTATCGGCATGCTTATTTTTATACTGTTTTCTCAAGTGTTTGAAAAAACGCTACATATGATAATGATTGATTCGGACGGTGCGTCTTTAAAGTGGACGGACAATGCGGCGTTGTTCGTATTATATGCGGTGCTGGCGGCGGGGATTTTTGAAGAAGTCGGCCGTTACATTGGGTTTAAATGGATGTTAAAAAATCATCGTGATTATAAAGACGGCTTGTCGTTTGGGCTAGGGCACGGTGGCATCGAAGCGGTGTTGATCGGCGCATTTGGCGCTATTAATGCTATCGTTCTTGCAAGCATGATTCAATCCGGTACGTTCGATAAAATGATCGCGCCGACTCTCCCAAAAGAACAAGCGGTATTGTTAAAAGATATGGTGCTACATACACCGTTTTCCATGTATGTGCTGGCGGGTCTTGAACGGGTGTTTGCGATTGCGTTCCATATCGCGATGTCCCTGCTTGTATTGCTTGGCGTGCGCGAACAGAAATTTCGCTATATCATCTATGCGATTTTGTTGCATGCGTTGATGGATGCCGCGCCTGCGCTATATCAAGCGCGAGTGATGACAAATATTTGGCTGGTCGAAGCGATAGCCTTTTTATTCGCTGTTGCGGCGTTTTTATTTACGCGCCGCGTGAAAGATACATTGGAAGATGGGGGAGAAGGATGA
- a CDS encoding helix-turn-helix domain-containing protein yields MSKKIQTSCPPSNLCPKFEAAMKLLSKRWVGFIISQLLEGKTRFSEIEASIPISGRLLSERLKELEEEGIVRRNVYPEVPVRIEYTLTEKGRALQTVIESIEQWAQTWIDVKNSDPQKSQM; encoded by the coding sequence ATGAGTAAAAAAATCCAAACATCCTGTCCCCCATCAAATTTATGTCCTAAATTTGAAGCGGCAATGAAATTATTAAGCAAACGGTGGGTCGGTTTTATTATTAGCCAGCTATTAGAAGGAAAAACGCGCTTCTCCGAGATTGAAGCTTCGATTCCAATCAGCGGACGCTTGCTTTCGGAACGATTAAAAGAACTAGAGGAAGAAGGAATTGTACGCCGCAACGTGTATCCTGAAGTGCCAGTGCGTATTGAATACACGCTGACCGAAAAGGGACGCGCTTTGCAAACGGTCATCGAATCGATTGAACAATGGGCACAAACATGGATCGATGTAAAAAATAGCGATCCGCAAAAAAGCCAGATGTAA
- a CDS encoding DUF4275 family protein produces MFYQEREEAYMLINAENLRMEDLRREHDVCVVDPKFTWTYVQTHEEYLSQKVNLCGKKLRCVHRFFCLCI; encoded by the coding sequence TTGTTTTATCAAGAGAGGGAAGAAGCATATATGCTTATCAACGCCGAAAATTTGCGGATGGAAGATTTGCGGCGCGAGCATGATGTGTGTGTCGTCGACCCGAAATTTACGTGGACGTATGTACAGACTCATGAAGAGTATTTATCGCAAAAAGTGAATTTGTGTGGAAAGAAGCTCCGTTGTGTTCATCGTTTCTTTTGCTTATGTATTTAA
- a CDS encoding arsenic transporter codes for MDHIMTWLTAFAFFFTLLLIYWRPKGLNEAIPATIGAMIVIFCGTVSMENLLDISSKVSGAALTIISTLIMALVLESVGVFHWVATYISEKAKGSGIRLFCYTNLLCFFMTIFFNNDGSIIITTPILLLIVNCFQLKRHQKLPYLISGALIATASSAPIGVSNIVNLIALKIINMDLYMHTAMMFIPSMIGLLFLFGMLLAVFYKDIPKMLPPAAISVHYNRFSHHLKTTSDWKPNKINARQIKWILVFVFLVRMSIFIASYLGIPEVTVAIAGSVILLGWRWYYAKTKPYDVLLKAPWHILVFATGMYVVIYGLNNIGFSDYLIRQLSPYIGEDLFPSIFVMGSAVSILSNVFNNHPALMIGTMALTNLNVEPIMLKAAYLASIIGSDIGSLLLPIGTLATLLWMHLLKRHHEKISWTDYMKITFVVIPPTVFVTLFVLYCWMMLFFI; via the coding sequence ATGGATCATATAATGACATGGCTCACCGCGTTTGCTTTTTTCTTTACATTACTGTTGATATATTGGCGACCGAAAGGATTGAACGAAGCGATTCCAGCTACCATTGGAGCTATGATCGTCATATTTTGCGGAACGGTGAGCATGGAAAATTTGCTTGATATTAGTTCAAAAGTGAGCGGTGCAGCGTTGACGATTATTTCTACCCTTATTATGGCGTTAGTACTGGAAAGCGTTGGCGTGTTTCACTGGGTAGCTACTTACATTTCCGAAAAAGCGAAAGGGTCTGGAATACGCCTTTTTTGTTATACCAACTTGCTTTGTTTTTTCATGACCATCTTTTTTAACAATGACGGAAGCATTATTATCACCACTCCGATTTTGTTATTAATCGTAAATTGTTTTCAGCTGAAAAGACATCAGAAGCTGCCATATTTAATCAGCGGCGCGTTAATTGCAACAGCGTCCAGCGCCCCGATCGGTGTAAGCAATATCGTCAATTTAATCGCTTTAAAAATCATCAATATGGATTTGTATATGCATACAGCGATGATGTTTATCCCTTCCATGATCGGGTTGCTTTTTTTGTTCGGGATGCTGCTTGCCGTTTTCTACAAAGATATTCCGAAAATGTTGCCTCCAGCCGCCATTTCCGTACATTATAACCGCTTTTCCCATCATTTAAAAACTACTTCTGATTGGAAGCCAAACAAAATCAACGCTCGGCAAATCAAATGGATTCTCGTTTTTGTGTTCCTCGTAAGAATGAGCATATTTATCGCTTCTTATTTAGGAATCCCGGAAGTAACAGTAGCGATTGCAGGCTCGGTCATTTTGCTCGGATGGAGATGGTATTACGCCAAAACGAAACCATACGATGTGCTGCTGAAAGCTCCTTGGCATATTCTCGTTTTTGCTACTGGTATGTATGTGGTTATCTATGGGCTAAACAATATCGGTTTCTCCGATTATCTCATTCGCCAGCTATCTCCTTATATTGGCGAAGATCTATTTCCATCGATTTTTGTCATGGGATCAGCCGTATCGATATTATCCAATGTGTTCAATAACCATCCTGCCTTAATGATTGGAACGATGGCGCTTACAAATCTCAATGTCGAGCCGATTATGTTAAAAGCGGCTTATCTGGCTAGCATCATTGGAAGCGATATCGGTTCTTTGTTGTTGCCGATCGGAACATTAGCGACGTTGTTATGGATGCACCTCCTTAAGAGACATCATGAGAAGATTTCATGGACGGATTATATGAAAATAACATTTGTGGTGATTCCGCCGACTGTCTTTGTTACCTTATTTGTTCTCTACTGTTGGATGATGTTGTTTTTTATTTAG
- a CDS encoding DUF4275 family protein has protein sequence MMKKRSIAIAKRFFFIALKIFTASFIVFITLENDEFITEEISYEKLPCFEGKTAMRAFHEEN, from the coding sequence ATGATGAAAAAACGGTCGATCGCTATCGCCAAGCGATTTTTCTTCATCGCATTGAAGATTTTCACCGCGAGTTTTATCGTATTCATTACGCTGGAAAACGACGAATTTATAACGGAGGAAATTAGTTACGAAAAACTGCCTTGTTTTGAAGGAAAAACAGCGATGCGGGCGTTTCATGAGGAGAACTGA
- a CDS encoding DoxX family protein, protein MFVKWLREHASSSAILALFRLYLGYTWVTAGWHKIVDGFDATGFLKGALANASGEHPAVQSWWAAFIEHVALPNVGLFNVLVPWGELLVGIALILGLFTTFAALMGAVMNFAFMFSGTTSTNPQMILLTMFILVAGANAGRYGLDRWAIPYIRKFVNKTSRPHLPSAFHQ, encoded by the coding sequence ATGTTTGTCAAATGGCTGCGCGAACATGCAAGTTCTTCTGCAATACTCGCATTGTTTCGCTTATATCTCGGATATACTTGGGTCACAGCAGGATGGCATAAAATAGTGGATGGATTTGATGCAACAGGATTTTTAAAAGGTGCACTTGCAAACGCATCTGGAGAACATCCAGCCGTACAAAGCTGGTGGGCTGCATTTATTGAACATGTTGCATTGCCAAATGTCGGATTGTTCAATGTGTTAGTTCCTTGGGGTGAATTATTAGTAGGCATAGCACTTATTCTTGGTCTTTTTACAACGTTTGCCGCGCTGATGGGAGCGGTCATGAACTTCGCATTCATGTTCTCTGGAACAACTAGTACCAATCCGCAAATGATTTTATTAACTATGTTCATCCTTGTTGCTGGTGCGAATGCAGGAAGATATGGCCTCGATCGTTGGGCGATTCCTTACATTCGCAAGTTTGTAAACAAAACGTCTCGCCCACATCTCCCATCTGCGTTTCATCAATAG
- the bioF gene encoding 8-amino-7-oxononanoate synthase gives MKRHIQSVLCQLEQKMQKRSLKDVSFCNSSWIVMNGRKLLNLASNDYLGLAGDERLIEAGCQAMRTYGAGATASRLIVGNYELYAKAEAALKNWKKKEAALIFNSGYTANLGIIASLIGRGDIVFSDWLNHASIIDGIRLSGAERHRYYHNDLDHLESLLRQASPHKRKLIVTDSIFSMDGDMAPLEGLVTLKKRYNAILMVDEAHSSGLYGERGEGLVHHCRLQDEVDVQMGTFSKALGSFGAYVVGEQWLIDYLINTMRSFIFTTALPPAVLGTIEKAIEIVQKEQAKRQTLQAHSHYFRDELQKLGFNIGKSVTHIVPIIIGSNEQTVQMSELLQEYGIAAVAIRPPTVPEGTSRIRFSLTAALTKEEIEWALERIARAGREMGLIA, from the coding sequence ATGAAAAGACATATTCAATCCGTGCTTTGTCAATTAGAACAAAAGATGCAAAAGCGCAGCTTAAAAGATGTATCGTTTTGTAACAGTTCATGGATCGTGATGAATGGACGGAAGCTGTTGAATTTAGCGTCAAACGATTATTTAGGATTAGCGGGCGACGAACGATTAATCGAAGCAGGTTGCCAGGCAATGCGTACATACGGAGCCGGCGCCACCGCTTCCCGCCTCATCGTCGGCAATTACGAACTTTACGCGAAAGCCGAAGCGGCGTTAAAAAATTGGAAAAAGAAAGAAGCAGCGCTCATTTTCAATAGCGGGTATACGGCTAATCTTGGAATCATTGCGTCGCTTATCGGTCGCGGCGATATTGTATTTAGCGACTGGCTCAACCACGCGAGCATTATTGATGGCATCAGGCTAAGCGGGGCCGAACGGCATCGCTATTATCATAACGACCTCGATCATTTAGAATCATTGTTAAGGCAAGCCTCCCCGCATAAACGAAAGTTGATCGTCACCGATTCGATTTTTAGCATGGATGGAGATATGGCGCCGTTAGAAGGATTAGTGACGTTAAAGAAACGTTATAACGCCATCTTAATGGTGGATGAAGCGCATAGCAGCGGCCTTTATGGGGAAAGAGGCGAAGGGCTAGTCCATCACTGTCGCTTGCAAGATGAAGTGGACGTTCAAATGGGCACCTTCAGCAAAGCGTTAGGCAGCTTCGGCGCTTATGTGGTCGGCGAACAGTGGCTGATAGACTACTTGATAAACACGATGCGCAGCTTTATCTTTACTACCGCGTTACCGCCGGCCGTCCTTGGCACAATAGAAAAAGCGATTGAGATTGTCCAAAAAGAACAAGCAAAAAGACAAACGTTGCAAGCTCATAGCCATTATTTCCGCGATGAGCTGCAAAAGTTAGGATTTAACATCGGAAAAAGCGTGACACACATCGTTCCGATCATCATCGGCTCGAACGAGCAAACGGTGCAAATGAGCGAGCTGCTTCAAGAATACGGAATCGCCGCGGTAGCGATCCGGCCGCCAACCGTTCCCGAGGGCACCTCACGCATTCGCTTTTCGCTTACTGCCGCTTTGACGAAGGAAGAGATCGAGTGGGCGCTGGAGCGGATCGCGAGAGCGGGGAGGGAAATGGGATTGATAGCTTAA
- a CDS encoding VOC family protein, with product MKIRVKRIDHVQICIPVGAEDEARVFYTDLLGFTEIEKPDSLKANGGLWYKVGDVELHIGVEDRDGYNSKSHPAFEVENIAEVRRYLEEHGVMTQDEKPIPGVIRFSFRDPFRNRIEFLSKR from the coding sequence ATGAAGATTCGCGTCAAACGAATAGATCATGTGCAAATTTGTATTCCTGTCGGCGCAGAAGATGAGGCGCGCGTGTTTTATACGGATCTGCTCGGCTTTACGGAAATAGAAAAGCCGGACTCTCTAAAAGCGAACGGCGGACTTTGGTACAAAGTCGGAGATGTCGAACTGCATATCGGTGTTGAAGACCGTGATGGCTACAACAGCAAAAGCCATCCAGCGTTCGAAGTGGAAAACATTGCTGAAGTGCGGCGTTATTTGGAGGAACATGGCGTCATGACGCAAGACGAAAAACCGATTCCAGGCGTCATCCGCTTTTCGTTCCGCGACCCGTTTCGCAATCGAATTGAGTTTTTGTCAAAAAGATAG